The stretch of DNA ACATCACCCATTTTCTCTCTTCGCCCACGTCGATTTCCTTGTACTCCTGTTCCTTTTCGGTCTACATCAAAGGTATTTGCCCCCAAAGAGGATAAATTACTACTCAATGAAAATATCGCACTATCAATAGCAGTCAAAATACCTACCAATGCCATAATGCCAAAAGCAATGATCATTAAGGTAAGAATAGCCCGTAACCAATTGGATCGAACGGTGCGGATGGCGTAACTTATATTTTCACTGAGCTTCATATCCAGATCTTTTTGAATAGCGCTAAAGTAGAAATCTCCCCTTCCTTATTTGATTTTGTTAGATTAATAGCGGTTTATAGTAGACCAACGAAAAGTAGAAAGTTGGAAATTCCGATCTTTTACAAATCCTCCCATTCTGTATGAAAAATGCCTTCTCTGTCTATTCGCTCATAAGTATGTGAGCCAAAAAAATCGCGTTGTGCCTGTACGAGGTTGAGTGGTAGACGGCCAGTGCGGTAGGCGTCGAAATATTGTAGGGTGGAAGAAAAAGCCATCATAGGTACCCCTTGGCTAATCCCTTCCCTCAGCACCTCCCGCATGGCAGATTGGGTAGCCAATAGGCCAGGACTAAAGGCAGGAGAGACCATCAGGTTTTTCAATGCAGGATCAGCAGAATATGCTTTTCTGATTTGCTCCAACAGGTCTGCCCTGATAATACAGCCACCCCGCCAAATACGGGCTATGGCCTCCATATCAAGGTCATAGTCGTGCTCTTTTGAAGCATCGGCGAGCAGCGCCATCCCTTGTGCATAGGTAACCAAAAAAGCAAAATGCAAAGCATTGCCCACCTGTTCTATCCATCCGGCCTGGTCGATGGACGGATTTGTGGGAAGTTCAATATCTAGAATGGCATCGGCTGCCTCTCGTTCTTGCTTAAGAGAAGAAAGGCCGCGCATTGTTACGGCTGCATCTATCGTCGGTACGGGAATACCAATATCCATAGCATTCTGAGAGGTCCACTTACCCGTTCCTTTCTGTTTGGCTTTATCCAAAATGACCTCCACCAGCCAAGCCGACGTCAAATCGTCTTTTTGAGTAAAAATTTCGGCAGTAATTTCTATCAGGAAGGAACGAAGCACCCCCTGATTCCAACGTGCAAACACTTCGTGGAGTTGAGGGATATCCAAGCCTCCCACCCGGCGAAGCAAGTCATAGGCCTCCGCGATCAACTGCATCATGCCATATTCAATTCCATTGTGCACCATCTTTACATAATGCCCGGCGGCTCCTCTCCCCATATGTGCTACACAAGGTTCTTGGCTAGCGCCTACCTTGGCCGCCACCGCCTCCAAAACAGGTCGGATGATAGCATAAGCCGCTTTGTCTCCCCCAGGCATGATACTCGGCCCCTTTCTGGCACCTTCTGCCCCCCCAGAAACGCCTGCGCCAACGAAATACAGCCCTTTATCTTTCAAGTATGCTGCCCGTCTTTCCGTATCTGAAAAATGAGAATTCCCGCCATCAATAATCAAATCGCCCTCCGCCAAATGGGGAAGGAGGCTTTCGATCACCGTATCTACCGCTTTACCTGCGGGAACCAGCAACATGATTCGTCTTGGACGCGCTAAGGCCTCGATGAAGTCTACCGTCGAAGTTGTGCCCATAATCGGTCGCCCGTCCGCCTCTTCCTCCAGTGCATTTGCTTTTTCCACATCCAAATCAAGCCCGGCAGCTGAAAAGCCATGATCTGCGACATTCAATAGAAAATTACGCCCCATCACACCCAGGCCAATCATCCCAAAAGCAAATAATTGTTGGCTTTTATCTGTCATCTCGTTATTTTTTTTGGATCTCTGACCATCTTTGTGCCTTTGAGAAGCATGTTTGGAGGTCACCCTTTGGGTCTGAGAAGGTTATTTTTTTAAACGTTTGAATTGCTCGCCAAAGGTAATACGAAATATGGGAATTTACCGTCTGATAAATAACCCTATTTTCGCAAAAAATGCCCTTGCGCTAAACTTTAAATAACCCTAAACCATTATGATAACATATCTGCTTTTGTTTGAGTTGTTCTTCCAAAAAAACTTTTACTTAGCAGCCTGAATTGTTTAAAAATGGATAACTGCCAATGGAACCGCTAATTATTGTCATTTTTGGAGCTTCTGGCGACCTCACTGAGCGAAAACTCATACCTGCCATTTTTCAGCTTTATCGCAATAAATCATTACCTGAACATTTTGCCGTACTGGGGGTTAGTCGATCAGCACTTTCGAATGAGGATTTCCGGAAGAAAATGATAGAAAGCGAACACTTTAAAACCAACGGGTCAGATCCGAATTTTATCTCGCAATTTGCGCAAAAATTGTTCTACGAAGCTATTGATACCAGCGATGCCAGTGCATATGGGGCCGTTAAAGCACGGTTAGATAAACTAGATGCCGAACACCAGACGCTGGGAAATTACATTTTCTACCTTTCAACCCCTCCCAAGCTGTATGAAACGATCCCCGGATACCTGGCAACGCATGGATTAAATGACCAAACTAAAGGTTATAAGCGCTTAATCATCGAAAAACCTTTTGGTTATGATGCCCAATCTGCTTTTGCCCTCAATAAAAAGCTATTGCAGCACTTTGAGGAAGATCAGATTTATCGCATCGATCATTATCTGGGTAAGGAAACGGTCCAAAACCTCTTGGTGACCCGCTTTTCTAATGGTTTCTTCGAACCGCTTTGGAATCGAAACTATATTCAACATGTAGAAATTACCAATGCTGAAAACATTGGCGTAGAGAACCGTGGAGGGTACTACGATCAGTCTGGGGCCTTGAGGGATATGTTTCAAAATCATTTGCTACAAATTGTAGCACATATTGCCATGGAACCGCCAACGACTGCCGACGCCAAGGCCATCCGCAATGAAAAACTAAAACTATTTCAGTCTATTCGCCCTATTTTAGGCAAGGACATACCCACCTATTCCATCCGGGGACAATACATTGCATCAAAAATTAAAGGTGTACCTATTTTTGGTTACCGGGATGAACAAGGGGTGCCGGAAGATTCAAAAACGGAAACCTTTTCTGCCATTAAATTTTATATTGATAACTGGCGCTGGGCTGATGTTCCTTTTTATGTCCGCACAGGTAAACGCTTGCCGACCAAGGTCACCGAGGTCGTAATCACCTTCAAATCACCCCCACATGCGCTATTTTACAATGAAACAGGACTTAAAAGCAAAAATAATAAACTCATCATACGCATTCAGCCACATGAAGGTTTGCTGCTCAATTTTGGGATGAAAGTGCCAGGAGAAGGATTTCGGGTAAAGGATGTCGATATGGATTTTCACTATGCTGATCTTACCGATGCCTATGTCCCCGAAGCTTACGAAAGATTATTATTGGATAGTATCAAAGGAGACCCTACCCTCTATGCACGGGGAGACTCCGTCGAAGCAGCATGGAATTTTGTAGACCCGATCCTCAGTGCCTGGAAAAATGACCCAACTATCAAGTTGTTTGGCTACCCCGCAGGGACTTGGGGGCCCAAAGAAGCCGATTCGTTGATTGCTGAAAGTGCGATCAACTGGCGCAATCCTTGCAAAAATTTGACAGAAGCTGGTGGCTTTTGTGAGTTGTAACTAATAGTCCCTATTTTTAATCAAATAAAGCCTTTTATTTTGTTACCTAATCATATCCATATTGCCGCTACCAATCCTGCCGTAGCCGAATCTTTTGCTCAATGGCTGGTGGAATGGCTGGAAGGGCGGACCTTTACCACCATCGCTTTGTCTGGAGGAAGTACACCCAAACTATTATTCAGCTTATTGGCACAGCAATATACCCATGATATTGACTGGAGTAACATCCACCTATTCTGGGGAGATGAGCGATGT from Saprospiraceae bacterium encodes:
- the gndA gene encoding NADP-dependent phosphogluconate dehydrogenase — encoded protein: MTDKSQQLFAFGMIGLGVMGRNFLLNVADHGFSAAGLDLDVEKANALEEEADGRPIMGTTSTVDFIEALARPRRIMLLVPAGKAVDTVIESLLPHLAEGDLIIDGGNSHFSDTERRAAYLKDKGLYFVGAGVSGGAEGARKGPSIMPGGDKAAYAIIRPVLEAVAAKVGASQEPCVAHMGRGAAGHYVKMVHNGIEYGMMQLIAEAYDLLRRVGGLDIPQLHEVFARWNQGVLRSFLIEITAEIFTQKDDLTSAWLVEVILDKAKQKGTGKWTSQNAMDIGIPVPTIDAAVTMRGLSSLKQEREAADAILDIELPTNPSIDQAGWIEQVGNALHFAFLVTYAQGMALLADASKEHDYDLDMEAIARIWRGGCIIRADLLEQIRKAYSADPALKNLMVSPAFSPGLLATQSAMREVLREGISQGVPMMAFSSTLQYFDAYRTGRLPLNLVQAQRDFFGSHTYERIDREGIFHTEWEDL
- the zwf gene encoding glucose-6-phosphate dehydrogenase, which translates into the protein MEPLIIVIFGASGDLTERKLIPAIFQLYRNKSLPEHFAVLGVSRSALSNEDFRKKMIESEHFKTNGSDPNFISQFAQKLFYEAIDTSDASAYGAVKARLDKLDAEHQTLGNYIFYLSTPPKLYETIPGYLATHGLNDQTKGYKRLIIEKPFGYDAQSAFALNKKLLQHFEEDQIYRIDHYLGKETVQNLLVTRFSNGFFEPLWNRNYIQHVEITNAENIGVENRGGYYDQSGALRDMFQNHLLQIVAHIAMEPPTTADAKAIRNEKLKLFQSIRPILGKDIPTYSIRGQYIASKIKGVPIFGYRDEQGVPEDSKTETFSAIKFYIDNWRWADVPFYVRTGKRLPTKVTEVVITFKSPPHALFYNETGLKSKNNKLIIRIQPHEGLLLNFGMKVPGEGFRVKDVDMDFHYADLTDAYVPEAYERLLLDSIKGDPTLYARGDSVEAAWNFVDPILSAWKNDPTIKLFGYPAGTWGPKEADSLIAESAINWRNPCKNLTEAGGFCEL